The following are encoded in a window of Streptomyces sp. 11x1 genomic DNA:
- a CDS encoding oxidoreductase, translating into MSTTGAAADPLAALGELPGVAESVESVRKSVDRVYGHRVMRRRSNAVTSEAALRGARGSAALSGADWALEEVRRRTDFSGQDGDDEARAVGAALRLTAEAGQLLSIWRQSPLRVLARLHLVAAGSDDARVGRPRQDGEPVEEPLVELPLPGPAEVAGRLDGLSELIIQGSSAPALVTAAVVHGELLALRPFGFHNGLVARAAERIVLIGSGLDPKSVCPAEVGHAELGRAAYLAALDGYASGTPEGMAAWIAHCGRAIELGARESTAVCEALQRGAA; encoded by the coding sequence ATGAGTACGACAGGTGCGGCCGCCGATCCGCTCGCGGCCCTGGGAGAGCTTCCCGGTGTGGCCGAATCCGTGGAGTCCGTGCGCAAGTCCGTGGACCGGGTCTACGGCCACCGCGTCATGCGCCGTCGCAGCAACGCGGTCACCTCCGAGGCCGCCCTGCGGGGCGCGCGTGGCTCGGCGGCGCTGTCCGGCGCCGACTGGGCCCTCGAAGAGGTGCGTCGCCGTACGGATTTCAGCGGCCAGGACGGTGACGACGAGGCCCGCGCCGTGGGTGCCGCGCTGCGGCTCACCGCCGAGGCGGGGCAGCTGCTGTCGATCTGGCGGCAGTCGCCCCTGCGGGTGCTGGCCCGGCTGCACCTGGTCGCGGCCGGGAGCGACGACGCGCGCGTGGGGCGCCCACGACAGGACGGCGAGCCCGTCGAGGAGCCCCTGGTCGAGCTGCCCCTGCCGGGACCGGCGGAGGTCGCGGGCCGGCTCGACGGGCTCTCCGAGCTGATCATCCAGGGCAGTTCGGCCCCGGCGCTGGTGACGGCCGCCGTCGTCCACGGCGAACTGCTCGCCCTGCGGCCCTTCGGCTTCCACAACGGCCTCGTCGCGCGTGCGGCCGAGCGGATCGTGCTGATCGGCAGCGGCCTCGACCCCAAGTCGGTCTGCCCGGCGGAGGTCGGCCACGCGGAACTGGGCCGCGCCGCCTATCTGGCCGCCCTCGACGGCTACGCCTCCGGCACCCCGGAGGGCATGGCCGCCTGGATCGCCCACTGCGGCAGGGCGATCGAGTTGGGTGCCAGGGAGTCGACAGCCGTGTGCGAGGCGCTGCAACGCGGGGCGGCGTAG
- a CDS encoding HAD-IB family hydrolase: MLGPVENHSLPRTAAFFDLDKTVIAKSSTLTFSKSFYQGGLINRRAALRTAYTQFVFLAGGADHDQMERMRKYLSALCRGWNVQQVKDIVAETLHDLIDPIIYDEAASLIEEHHVAGRDVVIVSTSGAEVVEPIGELLGADRVVATRMVVGDDGCFTGEVEYYAYGPTKAEAIRELAVSEEYDLAHCYAYSDSATDLPMLESVGHPHAVNPDRTLRKEALARGWPILDFHRPVRLKQRLAVRPRPALLAAAAIGAAAATAGLVWYASRRRVATA; this comes from the coding sequence ATGCTCGGCCCCGTGGAAAACCACTCCTTGCCCCGCACAGCGGCCTTCTTTGACCTGGACAAGACGGTCATTGCGAAGTCGAGCACGCTCACGTTCAGCAAGTCGTTCTACCAAGGCGGCCTGATCAACCGCAGGGCCGCCCTGCGAACGGCGTACACCCAGTTCGTGTTCCTCGCGGGCGGCGCCGACCACGACCAGATGGAACGGATGCGGAAGTATCTGTCCGCGCTGTGCCGGGGCTGGAACGTCCAACAGGTGAAGGACATCGTCGCCGAGACCCTGCACGACCTGATCGACCCGATCATCTACGACGAGGCCGCCTCCCTCATCGAGGAGCACCACGTCGCGGGGCGGGACGTCGTCATCGTCTCCACTTCGGGCGCCGAGGTCGTCGAGCCGATCGGCGAGCTCCTCGGCGCGGACCGGGTGGTGGCGACCCGTATGGTCGTCGGCGACGACGGCTGCTTCACCGGCGAGGTGGAGTACTACGCCTACGGCCCGACGAAGGCGGAGGCGATCCGGGAGCTGGCCGTGTCCGAGGAGTATGACCTCGCGCACTGCTACGCCTACAGCGACTCGGCGACGGACCTGCCGATGCTGGAGTCCGTGGGCCACCCGCACGCGGTGAACCCGGACCGGACGCTGCGCAAGGAGGCCCTCGCGCGCGGGTGGCCCATCCTCGACTTCCACCGCCCGGTGCGGCTCAAGCAGCGCCTGGCCGTACGGCCGCGGCCCGCCCTTCTCGCGGCGGCCGCCATAGGCGCCGCGGCGGCCACCGCCGGGCTGGTCTGGTACGCGAGCCGACGCCGCGTGGCAACCGCCTGA
- the ssd gene encoding septum site-determining protein Ssd, giving the protein MAGAITDDRPSAAEGRQGRPLIVTEDVELLDDLLRLCAAAGARPEVHHGVPEGRGRWETAPLVLVGNDAARRLRGAARRRGVVLVGKDQDDSGVWQRAVEIGADHVLMLPDGEQWLVDRIADVAEGVGRPALTVGVVGGRGGAGASTLACALAVTSARQGTRTLLVDADPLGGGLDVLLGGESADGLRWPAFAASRGRVGGGALEESLPEVHALRVLSWDRGDAVAIPPQAVRAVLAAGRRRGGAVVVDLPRRIDEGVAETLAQLDMGLLVVPAELRAVAAASRVASAFGMVLRDLRVAVRGPYAPGLDDHEVARLLRLPLAGEVPTEAGLSDGGSPPGAPRGPLARFCEGFWERAAARGEAA; this is encoded by the coding sequence GTGGCGGGAGCCATCACCGACGACCGACCGTCCGCCGCCGAGGGGCGGCAGGGCAGGCCGTTGATCGTCACCGAGGACGTGGAACTGCTGGACGACCTGCTGCGCCTGTGCGCGGCCGCGGGAGCCCGGCCGGAGGTCCACCACGGAGTGCCGGAAGGCCGGGGCCGATGGGAGACGGCGCCGCTGGTGCTCGTCGGGAACGACGCGGCACGGCGGCTGCGCGGGGCCGCACGCAGACGAGGAGTGGTGCTTGTCGGCAAGGACCAGGACGACTCCGGGGTCTGGCAGCGGGCCGTGGAGATCGGCGCCGACCACGTGCTCATGCTGCCCGACGGCGAGCAGTGGCTCGTCGACCGCATCGCCGACGTGGCGGAAGGCGTCGGCAGGCCGGCGCTCACCGTCGGCGTCGTCGGAGGCCGGGGCGGCGCCGGGGCGTCCACGCTGGCCTGCGCCCTCGCCGTCACCTCCGCGCGCCAGGGCACCCGCACGCTCCTCGTGGACGCCGATCCGCTCGGCGGGGGCCTGGACGTGCTCCTCGGCGGCGAGAGCGCCGACGGACTGCGCTGGCCGGCCTTCGCCGCCTCGCGCGGACGGGTCGGCGGCGGCGCGCTGGAGGAGTCGCTGCCCGAAGTGCACGCCCTGCGCGTCCTCAGCTGGGACCGGGGCGACGCCGTGGCCATTCCGCCCCAGGCCGTGCGCGCGGTGCTCGCCGCGGGCCGACGGCGCGGCGGTGCGGTCGTCGTCGACCTGCCGCGCCGCATCGACGAAGGTGTCGCCGAAACGCTCGCCCAACTGGACATGGGGCTCCTGGTCGTCCCCGCCGAACTGCGCGCCGTCGCCGCCGCCTCCCGGGTCGCCTCCGCCTTCGGCATGGTCCTGCGCGACCTGCGCGTCGCGGTCCGCGGCCCGTACGCCCCCGGCCTCGACGACCACGAGGTTGCCCGCCTCCTTCGGCTGCCCCTCGCGGGCGAAGTGCCCACCGAGGCCGGGCTGTCCGACGGTGGCAGTCCCCCGGGTGCGCCACGCGGACCGCTCGCGCGCTTCTGCGAGGGCTTCTGGGAGCGCGCGGCGGCCCGAGGTGAGGCGGCGTGA